gacaacaaccaacgatctcccaaccaccagtgaagtgacaaccaacgatctgccaaacaccagtgaagtgacaacaaccaacgaactgccaaccaccagtggagtgacaaccagagatctgccaaccaccagtgaagtgacaacaaccaacgaactgccaaccaccagtggagtgacaaccagagatctgccaaccaccagtgaagtgacaacaaccaacgatctcccaaccaccagtggagtgacaaccagcgatctgccaaccaccagtgaagtgacaacaaccaacgaactgccaaccaccagtggagtgacaaccagagatctcccaaccaccagtgaagtgacaaccaacgatctcccaaccaccagtgaagtgacaaccaacgatctcccaaccaccagtgaagtgacaaccacATCTAATGATACTACAATATCTGCTAAAACTGCATCATCCAATACTATTACATTCACTAATCCTACAACAATCACTGAAACCACGTTGTCTGCTAATAATGCTGCATTTAATACGTCTGTGGTATCTGCTGCGGCATCTGGGGAAATTACAGGGTTTCCTGGAAGTACAACATCTAGTGATTCTGTAGGCTACACTGTCAATACAGCATCTAATTCCATGACAACATTCACCACCACTACAGCCTCTGATATCATTGCAATACCTACGGTCTTTACAGCATCCAGTAACAATATAGTATCTCCTCCCACAACAGCACCCAGTGTTAATACTGTATCATCTGCTACTACAGCCTCTACTGCTATTGTAGTGCCTGCTGACACCACAGCATCTACTACTATCTCATCTTCTGAATCTGCTGCTTCATCTAAAGCCACTACATCATGTGCTGACGGTACAATCAACGATATAACAGCATTAACTACTAATACAATATTCGGTGCTACAGCAACATCTGCCAGCACTACAGCACCCATTACTGCATTACCATCTACTAATACTACAGTAACCGGCGCAGATACAGTTTCTACTTCCATTGAAATTTCCAAGCACTGAAGAACTGAAAATTGGCTCCTTTTATAGATAATCAGCTGCATTCAGAAACGGAAGGATAGCTATTGTGCTAAATGAGCATCAAACTATACAACACATTTGAGGCTGAATACATTAACATTCTTACATTCATGTATCGTCTTTTTGCAGCAGCAGCATTAAGTGCAGCAGCTATAATAGCATCATCAGATATTAGTATCGTTATAATGATGTTCATTATAGTAATTACCACTTTGCTACATACTAGCACTATTTTATTCACTACAGTCATTGATTTATATAAACACTGAATATGACGCCACAGTTTTAGTTACATCGGCATCTGGCAAGTTAACAGCTAAAACAGGATCACCATCTTTTCTATCTACAGTAAATTTGATATCAACAGAAATTTCTTGGTTCAGCGGTTCTGGATTAATTGCTTCTGGTCTTACACCATCTGCATTATTACCCACAGTCACTGCTACTTTACCAATCGTAGATAATGTGAAGTCAACAGAAACCGCTCTCTGCCTTGACACCGAGGAAACTGGAATGCCAATGACGTCGACAAAGTCTGTTCCATCTACAAATCGAGATGTAACTACTGGTACTACAGGACCTTTCAGAACGGACATCACAGAGTTctaaatctacatctatatatccatctattcccTTTCCTGTCCCATCTGTTTCCAAGGAATTATCTACAGCCACAGCACAGTCTGGTCTTGATAATGAATTTTCTGCTACATTGTCTACAGTTTTTAAACAGTACAAAATCTTATTACCCAGCCCAGTATAATGCTTCAGACCAATCTGTGGTAGGGTGTACGCCTAATGGCTTGTCTACTAAAACTTCTGATTCTAACATGACTTATGTGCCTATTGCAACATCTgattctaccaccaccaacaaacatGAGTCTGCTACCACTAGTATGCAAACCAAAACACTGGATGCTAATGTTACTGGTGAGTCCACGGAACATACCAACAACGGTGTACATATCATTACTGAACCTGTAGCATCAAACAAAGCCACGTCAGATGGTAATAGTGTGCCTACCATCCCTCCTGCTTCAACTGCTTTAACAACTATCCATTAGTGCAGCATTAAATGCTATTACCGTTTCTGCATCATAATCTGCAATAGTAATACCCAATGGTATTGCAGTATCTATTGAAAGTATGTATCACTAAAGAAAGGATTTACCGCTCTAGAAATGATAACTGCTACTGAAGAGTCTAGTGCTGGTGAAACATCTATAACAAAAACTACCACTAGTTCTGCTGAAGCATCTaccaaaacagatatatataccaCTTCTGAAGTGTCAAATGCTGCTGAAGCATCTACTATTACAAAAATATCTACCGCTTCTGAAGCGTCTAGTGTTCCCGAAACATCTACCATTATAGAAATGTCTCTCTTTTGCTGAAGCATTGGACCCAACAGAAATGTCTACCGCTTCTGAAGTGCCTAGTGCTGCTGAAACAACCAATTCTACAAAAGTGTTTACTGCTTTGGAAGTTTCTAGTGTTACTGAAGCAGTAAACTCTTCAGAGATGTCTTCCTCttttggggatatatatatatatatatatatatatatatatatatatatatatatatatgtgtgtgtgtgtgtgtgtgtgtgtgtgtgtgtgtgtgtgtgtgtgtgtgtgtgtgtgtgtgtgtgtgtgtgtgtgtgtgtgcgcgcgcgtacatacaaacacacacacacatatataatatatatgtatatatatacagtatatatatatatatatatatatatatatatatatatatatatatatatatatatataatatatatagtatacacacacgcacacacatatgtgtgcgtgtgtgttttcgaaAAGGACAGTGTGTTTGATTCTGTTTGTAAGAAAGGGAACATCCATGGAAAAATGTGCGAAAGATCTATCAAAGGGCACCAAAAGCTACTTTGCCAAGAGAAATATGCCAGTagggatatgtaaaaaaaaaagaaagaaagaaagaaaaaaaaacatttaagcgATTCGGAATATGTTCTCATGATACTGGAttggatatttttttccatatatgcATCGCATTATTACACTGTACACTGTACGCATAATTATGTTCATGTCATTTTCAGTAATTACAAATGTTACTACAGCTGGCATTTCCAACTGCAattatttattgaattatttgTTAATAATAAACATACTAATCACGAACAGTCAATACTTCATCCACAGTTACAGTTCACATCGATAGCTGCTGCAAAGTCATCTTTTCCATCTACAGTAGATCGACAGAAATGACTTTGCTCAACGATTTTAGATCTGGTCATACCGCCtcatatattctatattcatCTACAATCACTATAGACAGTGTGAAGTCAACAGTAACTTATCTCTGATGCCAAGGAAACTGTTGAGCGGAAGAGGTCGACAGACTTTTCCATCCACAGAACTTTACACCACAGATCCATCATGATAGAGCACTAAATCTATATcttcacaatctatctatctcctgtcAACTCTATTCCGCCAATTATTAGAGAATCATCTATAGTCTCAGCACAATCTGCTCTCAGTCACATCTTCAACGGCTCCTAATTTTAAAGAATTTGCAAGTTAAGTTCGCACAAAGTCAGATCAGAATACAACCAGATTATTGTGAAGTATATAATCTAATACCTTTGAATTGATTAATCAGCGAGTAGAATCTACAGCCAATGCAATGTCTACTTTGAGAGTGTTCACCAGTTTATATACCACCACTGCTAAGTCTTTCCATCATACCTTATGATTTTACTATATCTGGTAGATCTACTGATACTTACGAATCTGCCACCACTAATGTTTCCTACATAACCAGGTCCCACTGCCAGTAGTGTATATTTCAAATCTTATAATACTGCCACTGATTTGTCTACCACCACATCTGAGCCGACTGCTTTGTCTACCAATACTACTGAGTCCAGCACCAACGGTCTGTCTGCACAAATTTCCGTTCCTGCTGCCCCTGATGTTTTTGTTCCTGCTGCTGAGAGGGAGGAGCCCTTAACCTTTGTGTCCCTGGCTTGTCGAGGTAAAAATCCCATTCCATTGTGACTGAAGCATCTGCTATCACGGTTTTTTTTCCACCGCTACTTGTATATCGACTAAAAAAAATCTCAGTAGCATGTCGCTGGTTTATCTCCGATCAGCGCTGAGTCTGTCACCCCTGGCATATCGGCCAAACCCTATCCCATCGTGTGTCTACCACTTCTGATTTTactgcaagagatgtatttactgCTGTTTCTTAGTTTGCTACTTGTATGTATTCAACAGCTAGTGCacctgtgattattattattttttttactgccaCTCATGTAACCACAAACACTTTTCCGCGTATAACTAC
This portion of the Penaeus vannamei isolate JL-2024 chromosome 11, ASM4276789v1, whole genome shotgun sequence genome encodes:
- the LOC138863323 gene encoding uncharacterized protein, which translates into the protein MSTASEVPSAAETTNSTKVFTALEVSSVTEAIWSYRLIYSIFIYNHYRQCEVNSPTASSVYFKSYNTATDLSTTTSEPTALSTNTTESSTNGLSAQISVPAAPDVFVPAAEREEPLTFVSLACRASAPVIIIIFFTATHVTTNTFPRITTNTSGSGANVASIKPVSTSTGVSFASVGSCTTGVSRKFTTSDSTITASDNVTVAGRKVQAEEAVVLIMFVCHRSRTSHPLVFTTSNDHNATRTS